The following are encoded in a window of uncultured Sphaerochaeta sp. genomic DNA:
- a CDS encoding putative peptidoglycan glycosyltransferase FtsW, producing MDIRRDFDDWRQEETPLEEGGRNLSAFTFLCVVILITSLGLIMLYSASYNEALVHGLPHHYFFTRQLMFVALAVVGWFVIRFIPLRWIENISYFILVVSMILLLMTLFTPFGQERLGSKRWLQIGPIPSFQPSEFAKVGIILFFAAYHRKDRSGQSMLLRHGLPIVISLVITLLIFLQRDYSSAILFLFICFAMLIASGFRILHMVILLAFLVPPAIVAMFSQSYRVKRIFSFLFPSLDPSGMSYQVSTGLKAISSGGLFGVGLGNGSYKLGLLPEVQSDFIFASVCEELGLVGGAFILALFLMFAILGYHASRRMQDRDRFLSLMAFGLTSMILFQAILNLGVVTALLPPTGIPLPFFSQGGTNILVVLLSCAMLYRILLISSGRIPLYKSSLGKEERAAIQFPSQGGVE from the coding sequence ATGGATATACGAAGAGATTTTGATGATTGGCGGCAGGAAGAAACACCACTTGAGGAAGGCGGTAGGAACCTGAGTGCCTTTACTTTCCTTTGCGTCGTCATCCTAATCACCTCTCTTGGGCTTATCATGCTCTACAGCGCCTCATACAATGAAGCATTGGTACACGGGCTTCCTCATCACTATTTCTTTACAAGACAATTGATGTTCGTAGCCTTGGCAGTGGTTGGATGGTTTGTCATTCGTTTTATACCGCTTCGCTGGATAGAGAATATTTCCTATTTCATATTGGTTGTATCAATGATTCTCCTCCTGATGACCCTCTTCACTCCCTTTGGTCAGGAGCGTCTGGGTTCCAAGCGTTGGCTGCAGATCGGACCTATTCCATCCTTCCAGCCTTCAGAGTTTGCGAAAGTAGGGATCATTCTTTTCTTTGCTGCCTACCATAGGAAGGATCGCAGCGGCCAATCCATGTTGCTTCGCCACGGTCTGCCCATAGTGATCAGCTTGGTGATTACCTTGCTGATCTTTCTTCAGCGGGACTACTCTTCAGCGATCTTGTTCCTGTTTATCTGTTTTGCCATGTTGATCGCCAGTGGGTTCAGGATTCTTCATATGGTCATTCTCCTTGCCTTCCTGGTTCCCCCAGCGATTGTTGCGATGTTCAGTCAATCCTACCGGGTCAAACGAATTTTCTCTTTTCTGTTTCCTTCCCTCGATCCTAGTGGGATGAGTTATCAGGTAAGTACCGGGTTGAAGGCAATCTCGTCAGGAGGACTGTTCGGTGTGGGTCTGGGAAATGGTTCTTACAAGCTTGGACTGTTGCCAGAGGTCCAGAGTGATTTCATTTTTGCCTCAGTTTGCGAGGAGTTGGGCCTTGTGGGTGGAGCTTTCATTCTTGCACTCTTTCTCATGTTTGCGATTCTTGGATACCATGCGAGTCGCAGGATGCAGGACAGGGATCGGTTCCTCAGCTTGATGGCCTTTGGCTTGACCAGTATGATCCTCTTCCAAGCTATCCTGAATCTTGGAGTGGTAACTGCATTGTTGCCGCCCACCGGTATCCCTCTGCCGTTCTTCAGCCAAGGGGGAACAAACATCCTGGTGGTACTATTGAGCTGTGCGATGCTTTATCGAATTCTACTGATTAGCAGTGGCAGGATACCACTGTACAAGAGTTCCTTGGGCAAAGAGGAGCGAGCAGCGATTCAGTTTCCCTCCCAAGGGGGCGTTGAATGA
- a CDS encoding 1,4-alpha-glucan branching protein domain-containing protein produces MAKPSIAFILNAHLPFVRHPEYPRFLEEDWLFESISESYLPLLRMFNRLVQDKIPFKMTISLSPTLCCMLTDPVLQERFLEYLERHIELGEKEVARCTKEQPEFLEMAQFYLDQARENLGDFQDRYRGNILDGFKALEMSGHLELATTAATHAYLPLYKDYPTAINAQVELGVQSFLTTFGHLPKGFWLPECGYYPGLEESLKYHGISWFQTASQSMLLSPDKVDYGTYRPVQTPNGVAAFPRDFQTTSLVWSNASGYPTDRYYREFYRDIGYDLPMDYIKPYIHEPSVRVFTGYKYWAITGQTDQKIPYRRDLAQKRVADHARNFLYNVNNKAKTLEGVLDKDPVFTLGYDAELFGHWWFEGIDWIEQVFRQNAELEQQTAFISPSSFLGQEKDTLQKVRPALSSWGQGGYSAVWLDGSNAWTYRHIHKAIERMEELAVRFNDQISLKQRFLNQAAREVLLSMASDWPFILFNKSSTEYAQKRIGDHLRNFNVVYGNMCKNAVNTEWLVKAEKRDILFSDIDYNIFNPEK; encoded by the coding sequence ATGGCCAAACCATCAATCGCATTCATCCTGAACGCACATCTCCCCTTTGTAAGACATCCTGAATACCCACGATTCCTTGAGGAAGATTGGCTCTTTGAATCCATCAGTGAGAGTTATCTTCCCCTGTTGAGGATGTTCAACCGACTTGTCCAAGACAAGATTCCTTTCAAGATGACCATAAGCCTCTCTCCCACACTTTGCTGCATGCTCACCGATCCTGTGCTTCAGGAACGGTTCCTGGAGTATCTTGAACGGCATATTGAGCTTGGCGAGAAAGAGGTGGCACGTTGCACCAAGGAACAACCGGAGTTCCTCGAGATGGCCCAGTTCTACCTGGACCAGGCACGTGAGAACCTGGGAGATTTCCAGGACCGATATCGTGGCAATATCCTCGATGGTTTCAAGGCACTGGAAATGAGTGGTCACCTAGAGCTCGCAACCACCGCTGCAACCCACGCATATCTCCCGCTTTACAAGGATTATCCAACTGCAATCAATGCGCAGGTGGAGCTGGGGGTACAGTCCTTTCTTACTACCTTCGGCCACCTTCCTAAGGGATTCTGGCTGCCTGAATGTGGATACTACCCCGGCCTTGAGGAATCATTGAAATATCATGGTATCTCATGGTTCCAGACAGCAAGCCAGTCCATGTTGCTCTCCCCTGACAAAGTAGATTATGGTACCTATCGTCCAGTACAGACCCCTAACGGAGTTGCTGCCTTCCCGAGGGATTTCCAGACTACTAGTCTGGTTTGGTCCAATGCCTCTGGCTATCCTACCGACCGTTACTATCGTGAGTTCTACCGCGATATCGGTTATGATCTTCCGATGGATTATATAAAGCCTTATATCCATGAACCCTCGGTGCGGGTGTTCACCGGATATAAGTACTGGGCGATCACTGGTCAGACCGATCAGAAAATTCCCTATCGACGGGATCTTGCCCAGAAGCGTGTGGCAGATCATGCAAGGAATTTCCTGTATAACGTCAACAATAAGGCCAAGACCCTGGAAGGTGTACTGGACAAGGATCCCGTTTTCACCTTGGGATATGATGCTGAGCTGTTCGGCCACTGGTGGTTTGAGGGTATCGATTGGATTGAACAGGTGTTTCGCCAGAATGCGGAACTTGAACAACAAACTGCCTTTATCTCTCCCTCTTCCTTCCTGGGACAAGAGAAAGATACCTTGCAGAAGGTCAGACCTGCTTTGTCCTCATGGGGACAAGGTGGCTATAGTGCAGTATGGCTTGATGGTTCAAATGCTTGGACCTACCGGCATATCCATAAGGCCATTGAGAGGATGGAGGAACTTGCCGTTCGGTTCAATGACCAGATCAGCCTGAAGCAGAGATTCCTTAATCAAGCTGCACGGGAAGTGTTGCTTTCCATGGCAAGTGACTGGCCGTTCATCCTGTTCAACAAGAGCAGTACTGAATATGCACAGAAACGGATTGGAGACCACCTGAGGAACTTCAATGTTGTCTATGGGAATATGTGCAAAAATGCCGTGAATACTGAGTGGTTGGTAAAGGCAGAAAAGCGAGATATTCTCTTCAGCGATATCGACTACAACATCTTCAATCCTGAAAAATAA
- the deoD gene encoding purine-nucleoside phosphorylase produces MSIHIVSDKNSIADTVLLPGDPLRAKHIAQTYLTDVVQYNEIRGMYGFTGLYHGQRVSVQGTGMGMPSFSIYAQELIDSYGAKRLVRVGTCGTMSESLKLKDVLIVQGADSDSGMNVSRFGTYQFAPTATFPLLMRAYENAKSMGIGYAVGNVFTSDQFYDMKGDEKKAIAQSVGTMAVDMETCELYTLARLKGIEALTLLTVSDSLLTGEQVAPKERQTTFDSMVDLALQTLFD; encoded by the coding sequence ATGAGTATTCATATTGTTTCAGATAAAAACAGCATTGCTGATACCGTTTTATTGCCTGGTGATCCACTGAGAGCAAAGCATATTGCACAAACCTACCTGACTGATGTGGTGCAGTACAACGAGATAAGGGGAATGTATGGTTTCACTGGTCTGTACCATGGACAACGTGTTTCAGTACAGGGTACAGGGATGGGTATGCCTTCATTTTCCATCTATGCCCAGGAATTGATCGACAGCTATGGAGCCAAGCGCCTGGTACGAGTGGGTACCTGTGGAACCATGAGTGAGTCTCTCAAGCTCAAGGATGTTTTGATTGTCCAGGGAGCAGACTCTGACAGCGGGATGAATGTGAGCCGGTTTGGCACCTACCAATTCGCCCCTACTGCGACCTTCCCCTTGCTTATGCGTGCCTATGAGAATGCAAAGTCGATGGGTATCGGGTATGCCGTGGGGAATGTCTTCACCAGTGATCAGTTCTATGACATGAAGGGTGATGAGAAAAAGGCAATTGCACAGTCAGTGGGAACAATGGCAGTCGATATGGAGACATGTGAACTCTATACCTTGGCCCGTCTCAAGGGCATCGAGGCCCTGACATTGCTTACCGTAAGTGACTCCCTGCTTACCGGTGAACAGGTTGCTCCAAAAGAGAGACAGACAACCTTCGATTCGATGGTTGACCTTGCCTTGCAAACCCTCTTTGACTAA
- the rsmH gene encoding 16S rRNA (cytosine(1402)-N(4))-methyltransferase RsmH, producing the protein MEYVHYSVMTQEILEYLVPPNDRPAKMVDCTCGEGGHTFLFLSKYPNLEVTGLDRDREIQKKAIKRMEPFGERFTPRNIWFDDFFSEYGQQDLDLVLFDLGISSFHFEESERGFSFRKGEELDMRLDKDAPISAQDVVNGYQEKRLADVIYQFGEERYSRRIARAIVEARKLHRITGSEELASIIYKSVPPNYRYGRIHPATRSFQAIRIEVNRELDRIEPALKGAVQALRSGGRLAVISFHSLEDRPVKWLFKGMAEGSEATIKILTKKPLIPSEQEVSENPASRSAKLRIIEKL; encoded by the coding sequence ATGGAGTACGTTCACTACTCGGTAATGACCCAAGAAATCCTCGAGTACTTGGTACCACCAAATGATCGGCCGGCGAAGATGGTCGACTGTACCTGTGGGGAAGGCGGACATACTTTCCTCTTCCTCTCCAAATACCCAAACCTGGAAGTGACAGGACTGGATCGTGACCGTGAAATCCAGAAGAAAGCGATCAAGCGGATGGAACCCTTTGGTGAACGTTTTACCCCCAGGAATATCTGGTTTGATGATTTCTTCTCTGAATATGGGCAGCAGGACCTGGATCTGGTTCTCTTTGACCTGGGTATTTCCAGCTTTCACTTTGAAGAGTCCGAACGCGGTTTCTCATTCAGGAAGGGTGAAGAGCTCGATATGAGACTGGACAAGGATGCCCCCATCAGTGCCCAGGATGTGGTGAACGGATACCAGGAAAAACGTCTGGCTGATGTCATCTATCAATTCGGCGAGGAACGATACTCCCGTCGTATTGCCCGGGCAATCGTAGAGGCACGCAAGCTCCATAGGATAACCGGTAGTGAGGAACTGGCTTCCATCATCTACAAATCAGTTCCCCCCAACTATCGCTATGGAAGGATTCATCCAGCCACCCGAAGCTTTCAGGCTATCCGAATCGAGGTGAACCGCGAGCTGGATAGAATTGAACCGGCACTAAAAGGTGCCGTACAGGCCTTGAGGAGTGGAGGAAGACTTGCAGTCATAAGCTTCCATTCATTGGAGGACCGGCCGGTGAAGTGGTTGTTCAAGGGAATGGCAGAGGGGAGTGAGGCAACCATAAAGATCCTTACAAAAAAACCCCTGATACCCAGTGAGCAAGAAGTAAGTGAGAATCCAGCAAGCAGGAGTGCAAAACTGAGAATCATAGAAAAGCTGTAA
- a CDS encoding DUF4912 domain-containing protein, with amino-acid sequence MILINIDSLSTTELQYIAQQECLEDWQTLDREELIDALEEAFGEQDDEVSSAQKGKIHRNRFCNSLTDYRGDKQNLSDLPGVEQLPESYLDTSIHLLIRDPQWAYAYWSLSPASLQMVFGEDGQAPSSLFLRVQETRLESGEVLSFDISVEREDTQWNINLPNMGSSYLVDLCWRDRKGNEMSLAQSKSIETYPAYWQKHSEELVGDYSSFLANFSSLVTKEGEIVDNPVIRDLAQNLSKGVL; translated from the coding sequence ATGATTCTCATCAACATTGATTCCTTGTCTACTACCGAGTTGCAATATATCGCCCAACAGGAATGTTTGGAAGATTGGCAGACACTCGATCGGGAGGAGCTCATCGACGCCTTGGAGGAAGCCTTCGGCGAACAAGATGATGAAGTCTCTTCGGCACAGAAGGGAAAAATCCATAGAAACAGGTTTTGTAACTCCCTTACCGACTATCGGGGGGACAAGCAGAACCTGAGTGATCTCCCTGGCGTTGAACAGTTGCCTGAATCCTATCTTGATACATCCATCCATCTCCTGATTCGTGACCCTCAATGGGCCTATGCCTATTGGTCCTTGTCACCTGCTTCCCTGCAGATGGTTTTCGGTGAGGATGGACAAGCTCCCAGCAGCTTGTTCCTCCGGGTTCAGGAAACCAGACTCGAGAGTGGGGAAGTGTTGTCCTTCGATATCTCCGTGGAACGTGAAGATACACAATGGAATATCAACCTGCCCAATATGGGTTCCTCGTATCTGGTTGATCTTTGCTGGCGTGACCGTAAGGGAAATGAGATGTCCTTGGCACAGAGCAAGAGTATCGAAACCTATCCTGCCTACTGGCAGAAGCATAGCGAAGAGTTGGTGGGAGATTATTCGTCTTTCCTGGCAAACTTCTCCTCCCTGGTTACAAAGGAAGGGGAGATTGTTGATAATCCAGTGATCAGGGATCTCGCACAGAATCTGAGCAAGGGGGTACTGTAA
- a CDS encoding ISL3 family transposase, whose product MHCIMLPSELVGFTNRTTEIVKTVSNREMYLLKGELASSADDCLCPLCGSSMHIHDRCEATLRHLCFGDKLSCLRFTKLRYYCPRCGHSHMQDVPFQAKGHRISCELLNYTRDLLAYGFTNKQVAYLTGLGKNTVKAIDLKRLKEKYTVDGERLIQPERQARYLGIDEFKLHDGHKYAVIIIDMETGHILWLAHGKKKASVYSFIEHVGKDWMDGVEAVACDMNSDFQEAFEDRCPHIQTVFDYFHIVKNFNDKVVGQIRKDEQRRLIAEGDEKAAKSLKGSRYILTSSKQTLARKDQEAEDGKILSKGSSLFSKEQVVRKDGHLARYEDLIRQNKLLFTLDLIKEKLCEAYKMTDEPSMAGAITEIMDMCMATGNKHLLWFSRLLDNHFEGIIAHATYDISAGKIEGINHKIKTLRRQGYGYPDDDYFFLKLFDASRKGYVRNPVAEKIPQDL is encoded by the coding sequence ATGCACTGTATCATGTTGCCCTCAGAATTGGTAGGCTTCACCAATCGTACCACGGAGATCGTAAAGACTGTATCAAACAGAGAGATGTACCTGCTCAAAGGAGAGCTTGCGAGCAGTGCCGATGATTGCCTGTGTCCATTGTGCGGAAGCTCGATGCACATCCATGACCGCTGTGAGGCCACCCTGAGGCATCTGTGTTTCGGAGACAAGTTGAGCTGTCTCAGGTTCACCAAGCTGCGCTATTATTGTCCCCGATGCGGCCACAGCCACATGCAGGATGTCCCTTTCCAGGCAAAGGGGCACCGCATCAGCTGTGAATTGTTGAACTACACCAGGGACCTGCTCGCCTATGGCTTTACCAACAAACAAGTTGCCTACTTAACCGGCCTCGGCAAGAACACCGTCAAGGCCATCGACCTTAAGCGGCTGAAAGAGAAGTACACCGTAGACGGAGAGCGTCTCATCCAGCCCGAGCGGCAGGCGAGGTACCTGGGCATCGATGAGTTCAAGCTCCATGACGGGCACAAGTATGCAGTGATCATCATAGACATGGAGACCGGCCACATCCTCTGGCTCGCCCATGGGAAGAAGAAGGCCTCGGTATACTCGTTCATCGAGCACGTGGGAAAGGATTGGATGGATGGGGTTGAGGCGGTCGCCTGCGACATGAACAGCGACTTCCAGGAGGCATTTGAAGACCGTTGTCCCCACATCCAGACGGTTTTCGATTACTTTCATATCGTCAAGAACTTCAACGACAAGGTGGTGGGCCAAATCCGTAAGGACGAGCAGAGACGGCTCATTGCAGAGGGGGATGAGAAGGCTGCAAAATCCCTCAAGGGAAGCAGATATATCCTTACCTCTTCCAAGCAGACCCTTGCAAGGAAGGACCAGGAGGCAGAGGATGGGAAGATTCTTAGCAAGGGAAGCTCGCTGTTCAGCAAGGAGCAGGTAGTCCGCAAGGACGGACATCTAGCCAGATATGAGGATCTCATCAGGCAGAACAAGCTCCTGTTCACGCTGGACTTGATCAAGGAGAAACTCTGTGAGGCCTACAAGATGACCGATGAGCCATCCATGGCCGGCGCTATCACAGAAATCATGGACATGTGCATGGCTACAGGCAACAAGCACCTGCTCTGGTTCAGCAGACTGCTGGACAACCACTTCGAGGGTATCATCGCCCATGCGACCTATGACATCTCAGCAGGGAAGATCGAGGGGATCAATCACAAAATCAAGACCTTGAGAAGGCAAGGGTACGGCTACCCTGATGACGATTATTTCTTCCTCAAGCTCTTTGATGCAAGCAGGAAAGGCTATGTCAGGAACCCTGTGGCTGAGAAAATCCCACAGGATTTATGA
- a CDS encoding phospho-N-acetylmuramoyl-pentapeptide-transferase — MPDRLLLLFVLSFVVTFVISKVLLSFVKQSDIAVKPELRAFQKQKAGTPVLGGLAFTLGTLLVSLFDPSLSNPQVLFPLLALVIFAGIGFLDDHMKSKHSNGDGLPSLVKLLLQIQGALLLLVLAKGQNLLITHIDLVVIQLDLGIGYYLFALLYILYFVNAVNITDGLDALAAGSSLPMLLLLVMLSLKSGSMASSALLGSLLAFLIFNLPPARYFMGDCGSHALGAYIAMSALLMGSELVLFLASGLFLLELASSLIQIISIRRFGRKVFTIAPLHHAYELKGVKESRIVVAFTLVSWLFAAVSLLISR, encoded by the coding sequence ATGCCTGATAGGTTGTTGCTCCTGTTTGTGCTCTCCTTTGTCGTAACCTTCGTTATCTCGAAGGTTCTGTTATCTTTTGTAAAACAGAGCGACATTGCGGTCAAACCGGAGCTGAGGGCCTTTCAGAAGCAAAAGGCTGGGACTCCCGTCCTTGGAGGCTTGGCTTTCACCTTGGGAACCTTGTTGGTTTCCCTCTTTGACCCTTCGCTTTCCAATCCGCAGGTGTTGTTTCCCTTGCTTGCCTTGGTTATCTTTGCCGGTATCGGTTTCCTGGATGACCATATGAAGAGCAAACACTCCAATGGCGATGGCTTGCCATCGTTAGTGAAACTGTTGTTGCAGATCCAGGGAGCCCTCTTGCTTCTGGTTCTGGCCAAGGGACAGAACCTGCTCATTACCCATATCGATCTGGTGGTAATCCAACTTGATCTGGGTATTGGCTATTACCTGTTTGCCCTGCTGTACATCCTTTATTTCGTGAATGCAGTGAATATTACCGATGGGCTTGATGCATTGGCTGCAGGAAGCAGTCTTCCAATGCTTCTCTTGCTGGTGATGCTTTCCTTGAAGTCGGGGAGTATGGCTTCCAGTGCATTGCTTGGTTCCTTGCTTGCCTTCCTTATCTTCAACCTTCCTCCTGCCCGTTATTTCATGGGAGACTGTGGCAGCCATGCGCTTGGGGCATATATCGCAATGTCAGCTCTGCTGATGGGCTCTGAGCTGGTACTGTTTCTTGCCAGTGGATTATTCCTGCTTGAACTGGCTTCCAGCCTGATTCAGATCATTTCCATCAGACGATTTGGCCGAAAGGTATTCACCATCGCGCCACTGCACCATGCATATGAACTTAAGGGTGTGAAAGAGAGCCGCATAGTGGTTGCTTTCACCTTGGTATCTTGGTTGTTTGCGGCAGTCTCACTGCTGATCAGTAGGTGA
- the mraZ gene encoding division/cell wall cluster transcriptional repressor MraZ, whose protein sequence is MLTGEFYNTIDDKGRILIPSRLRSALEGEALYVTRGLENCLWLMLPTDFEKLKNTIMNGPGAMFDRKLRILQRGMIAPAQLCEFDKVGRINIPQSLRESVSLAAKEESVLLGTGNYLELWNRSAYEQYLHASMDEFLDAAQSLSEMIREDF, encoded by the coding sequence ATGTTGACTGGTGAATTTTACAACACCATTGACGACAAGGGTCGTATACTCATCCCTTCCCGATTGCGGAGCGCATTGGAAGGGGAGGCCCTCTATGTGACCAGAGGTTTGGAGAACTGTCTCTGGCTGATGCTTCCCACCGATTTTGAGAAACTCAAGAACACAATCATGAACGGTCCCGGTGCAATGTTCGACCGGAAGCTCCGGATTCTGCAACGCGGTATGATTGCCCCGGCGCAGTTGTGTGAGTTCGACAAGGTAGGGAGGATCAACATCCCACAGAGCCTCAGGGAGAGTGTCTCCCTTGCAGCCAAAGAGGAGTCTGTACTCCTAGGCACCGGCAATTATCTGGAGCTCTGGAACCGAAGTGCCTATGAGCAATACTTGCATGCAAGCATGGACGAGTTCCTTGACGCTGCACAGTCGCTCAGCGAAATGATCAGGGAGGACTTCTGA
- the murF gene encoding UDP-N-acetylmuramoyl-tripeptide--D-alanyl-D-alanine ligase, with product MNTYQHIDQFSFTPSSISPLCQATCIRGGSSRIIDVQIDSRLCSKGSLFFALKGERTDGFTYIKSVSDKGAAAVVVPTERAQEALHLCDCAVLASEDVLASLHALSRFYLSLFPQLKTVGITGSCGKSTTKEAIACIAGQLGPTAKTPGNLNSEYGLPLSTFSLEKQSRYGIFEMGIDHVGEMDRMVSILKPDIALLTNIGISHLEKFGSQEIIAQEKAKIFHPGIEAGFVSRSCKHLPSIEKQASRTLLRYDGEAVKAVDLGLEGWLVTYEGETFQIRAVGKHLLEDVVGAIAIGTYLGASPREIANALEGFTPMQGRSSVYRSDITIIDDSYNASLDSTRSILSYISSLRWEGEKKVVLGPMKELGKQSRFAHRSVANLLTKSSFGKAYLYGSEMKEAASQLRRQGYAEKVSFTENFEELEHIVGRQSNRGDLFLLKASRSVGMERLIPSLTEYAARRPMRYA from the coding sequence ATGAACACCTACCAACATATAGACCAGTTCTCCTTTACTCCTTCATCCATTTCCCCCCTTTGTCAGGCAACATGCATCAGAGGTGGTTCCTCGCGCATTATTGATGTGCAGATTGACAGCAGGCTCTGCAGCAAGGGAAGCTTGTTCTTTGCCTTGAAAGGGGAACGTACCGACGGTTTTACGTACATCAAGTCAGTATCAGATAAAGGGGCTGCTGCAGTTGTTGTGCCTACTGAACGTGCACAGGAAGCCTTGCACTTGTGTGACTGTGCAGTTCTAGCCAGTGAAGACGTACTTGCCAGTCTGCATGCATTATCCCGTTTCTACCTCTCCTTGTTCCCCCAACTAAAAACGGTGGGTATCACCGGCAGTTGCGGGAAGAGTACCACCAAGGAAGCCATTGCATGCATTGCAGGGCAACTCGGCCCGACAGCAAAGACCCCTGGGAATCTCAACAGTGAGTATGGACTTCCCCTGAGCACCTTCTCTTTGGAGAAGCAAAGCCGCTATGGGATCTTTGAGATGGGTATCGATCATGTCGGGGAGATGGATAGAATGGTTTCAATCCTCAAACCCGATATTGCACTTCTCACAAATATTGGGATTTCCCATCTTGAGAAATTTGGGAGCCAGGAGATTATCGCCCAGGAGAAGGCCAAGATTTTCCATCCAGGGATCGAAGCAGGGTTTGTCAGTCGTTCCTGCAAGCATCTGCCAAGCATTGAGAAACAAGCCTCAAGAACACTGCTCCGCTATGATGGTGAAGCAGTGAAGGCTGTTGACCTTGGGTTGGAAGGCTGGTTGGTGACCTATGAAGGGGAAACCTTCCAGATCAGGGCTGTAGGAAAGCATTTGCTTGAAGATGTCGTTGGTGCAATTGCCATAGGAACCTATCTTGGGGCCAGTCCAAGGGAAATCGCCAACGCATTGGAGGGATTTACCCCGATGCAGGGAAGAAGCTCGGTATACCGTAGTGACATCACCATTATCGATGACTCCTACAATGCCAGCTTGGATTCCACCAGGAGTATTCTCTCCTATATCTCCAGCCTCAGGTGGGAGGGGGAGAAGAAGGTTGTGCTCGGTCCAATGAAGGAACTGGGAAAACAGTCCCGGTTTGCTCACCGATCGGTTGCAAATCTGCTTACAAAGTCTTCCTTCGGTAAGGCTTACCTCTATGGAAGTGAAATGAAAGAGGCGGCAAGCCAGCTTAGACGTCAAGGATATGCAGAGAAAGTCTCATTTACTGAGAACTTCGAGGAGTTGGAACATATTGTTGGGAGGCAGAGCAACCGGGGTGACCTGTTCTTACTCAAGGCCTCTCGCTCAGTTGGTATGGAACGGCTTATTCCGTCCCTCACTGAATATGCTGCAAGGAGGCCGATGAGGTATGCCTGA